AAATGACATATCTCCATTAACACTAGCACTAGCTGTTGCTGCCAAACAAACGGGTGGGCGACTTGTTTGTATTATTCATGAGGATCATGATGATATCGAGAAAAGCAAGGCTCGGCTTGCAGAGAATGATCTTGAAGATACGATCGACTTTGTGCATGGGAATCCTTGTGAAGTGATAAGCAGATAcaagaacattgattttgcagTTATCGACTGCAAACTTGAAGATCACATCAAGTTATTCAAGACTATAAACCTTAATCCAAGTGGGTCGATAGTGGCAGTAAGCAATCTACAACATAGAAGAGATGGAATATCATTTGCTGAAGTTGTGAAGGGGAGGAATATCGGTGTAAAATCTGTTACTCTTCCTATAGGAGAAGGAATGGAGTTGACAAGAATCCGGTCAACCGGTAAACCCGAAACTTGGAGATCATACAAAAAATTTCATGTAATATTTGAGAATTGAAAGAAATTTCCCGACATGAGAGTTCCAAGgtcagaaaaggaaaaatggaaagATTGTTACGTTTCTGCAGTGATTTACATTACCCATGTATATATCACACAAGAAAATTAGTGTGAGATTTAtgacaaataataaatatactatataatttaaatatatatatattttatttcagtagctgatttataaaattatttctaatttataatataaagatGGATTATgggtataaaataatatatataatttattatatcaaTGCAACTTGTCCGTATCAAAATAAGATATGATAGAGTTGGGTGttaaaaaaaagagattattaatatataacttttttcattttcttagatTAATTAGGTAgcaaagaaattcaagcctcgaagtttggaaaatttgaTAATCACGTCACGTGTTGCCGAATCTGGGTGAGAAGATGGCGTAGGAGACTCCTCCTCCACTTGGGTCCTTCACTCCACTACTGATAGGGCAGAGGGGGAGCGATTAGTTTGACGAGAAGGCGAATTGAACGGTTAGTTGGTATGTGTCTGTGGCATGTTTGTTCATTCTTCTGGATCTTGTGTCAGATCGCTTAGACTCGGACATATGCATTGTAGAGAATAActtcattttctaattttttttagaacatTTCAAATGTTTATTTTCCATCATGTTTCGAAGTGTCAATTTTTTACGTTTAAGTAAAACCACCGTACCAATTCCTGGGATTTGTTTGATTGCTTGGAGTTTGTAATTTGTATTAGTTACCATTTTGGCATAAACGCATCGATTTGATTGATTTGACTGAATGCCATCTGTACATATACGCATGTGCGGATCGATATATATACGTGGGTGCGTGGCTGGCTTCCCTAATATATTTGAGGAAAGTCCTCTATGAACGTTGTATGATTGAAAGAGACTAGAACGTGATAGTGGCTGATATGA
This is a stretch of genomic DNA from Carya illinoinensis cultivar Pawnee chromosome 3, C.illinoinensisPawnee_v1, whole genome shotgun sequence. It encodes these proteins:
- the LOC122305807 gene encoding uncharacterized protein LOC122305807 — its product is MSGLCPQRVDNNFKWQNEQQCKIHDSTLGLGTTRLIEPKYVELLSALAAGNRAKLMVEITSNDISPLTLALAVAAKQTGGRLVCIIHEDHDDIEKSKARLAENDLEDTIDFVHGNPCEVISRYKNIDFAVIDCKLEDHIKLFKTINLNPSGSIVAVSNLQHRRDGISFAEVVKGRNIGVKSVTLPIGEGMELTRIRSTGKPETWRSYKKFHVIFEN